Within Dermacentor variabilis isolate Ectoservices chromosome 8, ASM5094787v1, whole genome shotgun sequence, the genomic segment GAAGCAAACTCGATGGCGTCTTCCAAGTCCCCAGCTCATTATCGCCAGGAAGTTGAAGACTGCGTCGTACGCAACAATCTACGCCGAGTACGTATATCCGGCTTCACTGCTCTAACAAGGCGACCTCGAGATACACTTAAGCCTGTTTCAAAGTACAAAATGGCAAAAACAAAGGAAATCAAAGGTCACTGCTGCTGTCGTGGATGTTGTTCTTGTTCTCTTGCTTTTGTTTTAGTGGATTCACCTTAATTAAGAGCAGCCTTCGTTATTACGCTGGTAAGCACGCCCTGTTGTATTCGAACATTGGCTCACGAATTGCCAGTCACTGCAGTGATGACCTGTGCAAAAACTTGCTGCTTTACTGAGAACTTTGAGGCGGAGGTATAGCTTTAGGGCCAGCGTATTCAGCACGACACTGTGTGCTCGACCGACGGCCGCCTTGAAGTATTATAACTGCCGAGCTGGGAGCTGGCAAAAAGATTTCTGCTAGAGAAAAAATAAGGTTTCTCTCCTGTACAAACAAGGCATTCATCTTAATGTAGCATTATTTCTAAATAGGAAATATCTTTTCCACAGTAAAACGCTTGTGCGTTTTTGTATTGAAACGAAAATACAAGgtgacagaaaagaagaaaacaaaatattgcaGTACTCATCTACGATGACTATCCAAGTACGCACATAAGTGAAACGTGTCATGCGTATATGGGGTGTGCACGGCAGATGAggctcctctctcgtgcttccctcttgacgcgctacgccatcTGGCGGCGCCACCGCGAAGTCCGCGCATACTCAGTGGCACGTTCCAAGTTGGCGTCAAGCAAGGAGGCGAGGTTCGTTGAAGATCGGCTCTCAAGTCAAGTGGCACGTACCCACCGGAACCTCCCACGTTCTTAGACTGCAGAACCTTCGGAATCGGAACCGTATAGGGCGAAGTCGACTCGACGCCACACGCACCCGTCAGTTCATGCGCGCCTCGATCTGCGTCTGTGCAAATCCGCAGGCGCCTAGAAAGGACGCAGCGAGCGCACTGTGCGTGTCTATAGAGCACTCGGGGAGCTACCCGAGCAGAGTGGGACAGCACTCGAGCGGATATTCGCGCTATTACAAGTTTAgctgcttttaaagcgaagctttctttgcgaaccctcCAGGATTTTCTTGACCAACGCTGCTGGGTGCTGATGCTGGATGCTGCTGCTGTGTCTTGACGAATAGCTAGCACACGTAAAAAAACGAAAACGATGCTCTAGCCATTAAGCCCACGATCGAACGTTCTTTTCATCGTTATTACAAGGAGGCAAAACCGTGTAGCACTTACACTAAAGACACCACAAGACAATAATCGGGCAAACTTAAACACAAATCAAGGAGGTCAAACCAGCCAAGAGCTTCCTGCCATAACGCTCGTGTATCCAGCGTATTTGTATGATTTCTTCCTGGAAgatttaaggctagtagcgccgctcaggacgagcaaaaaaggaaagaggtaggggtaatcacagggagcggaaaacagggtgagcgctcaccctgttttccgctccctgtgattacccctacctctttccttttttgctcgtcctgagcggcgctactagccttaaacagttatgacataccaactcgcccaaactgccacgctttccTGGAAGATGTTCTTCGTTGCTCCGCGGTGGTTCGGCATGTCTGTCCATCGTTCTTGCCACCCAGTGCAATGGCCACGATCGCAGGTGTACTTCTATCATGCCAACGCCAACTATAGATCGCTGAGATTAGTCGCCGCGTGTGTGTCACATTGCGTAGTACGGGTGCTCGAGAATGCACATCCGTTTCACGCTATACGCTAACACACATTCACGCCtcccgaaagcttcgcttcacgtatAAACTCCAAGATGCGAGTTGGATCTGCGTAATTTTTTCTCGACGTAAATGATTCGATATGTGTATCGAAATGAAGATTCATTTCATCGGACCGACAGAAGCGATTCATGTGTACGGGTTCTTTTTCCAAAAATTCCCTCAGAACTTAGATATCAGCGTGTACTTTTCGAGAACGTCGGCGCTCCATTGCGTTCTGGGTGCTTCGCGAAAGCGGTTAGACGCAAGGAAAGAAAGCTAGTCTGACAATGCTTAAAAAGGCTGTTAGCGTTAAAACCTGCATCAAACAAACGCTCAAAGTGTCCAAGGCAACTTAGGAACGACATCACAAATGTCGCTGTTCCCGGAATTCTGGTAGCCTAATTCGTGCTGAAACCATGTGCGCAAACTGCGCTACAGTCTGTATACGATATATCCGCACCACGCTGCCATAAAATCTTGTTGCAAGTGAGCGCTTCGTCTTGTCTTGACTTCCGCCATCCCCTGCTTGCCCTCTTCTATTCAGTTCCCGCAGTTTcctgcggcagcggcggcgcgcgTTTATTTTAGGCCGAGGGATTATCAAACTCGCCTAGAAATGTACCTTGAAGTAATGGCCAGAAGCGGAAGCCATAATGCACGCGTTTCGACCAGGATAGCGGTGTCTGAAAGGCAGAGAATTGTCGTCCATCCGACTGTAGCAAGACGCTACTAAGAAAAGCTACGATGGAAGAGCGACCGCCACGGAAAGGCGTTGGCCCATGACGGTTCGATCGCCGGACcaaaacaaatttttcttcacctACGAAGCTTTCACTCTGGGATACCCGCATgcggtttcctttgcagcttcgtgtCACAGTTGGGGAAAATGGCACTTCCTTTCATGAACCTTATACACCACCTAAATTGCGGGTTACCGCGCAGGACTGCGTTTATTTGCGTGCGTGGCTGAATGGTCGTCATTTCGGGTTTGCATATTTTCAATTTATCCTCAATTGGAAGGAAGGGGGAGGGGCCAGCGGGTTGTTGGTGGCTTCTTTCTAGAACGTCACCTGTAAACGCGACCGCAAGTATAGGATGCATTCGCGGGATCATCCTCGCCTTTATTTATATAGCCCCCCGCTCCCCGCACAGTTCTCTGCGATTGACGCCACGAAACACACAACGAACCGTGTCGCTTTGCGTGCATGGTCAGGCAGTGGCAGCCTCGAACATGACATTAAAGATCCCGCGCGATtcatttatcctttttttttttaccaattcaTCCGAGGTGCCCAACCTCGCCGGCCTCACTCCGAAGATGTCTCTTCGATAGCAAAAGTATTAGCGCGCAATATCGAGCCACGCAGGGACGCAGGAGCCTACGTCCTTAAATAGCCGGTGGCCCACAAGCCCTGTTCATTCTCTTCCGGCTCTGCCGTCGCACATATCTAGGTCCACTGACGGGCGATCATATCGTACATCTCGCGCTCTTTGCAGTGGTTGGCCGCGTTTATCTGAAACACGTTTTTCATATCCGGGGTTCTTATCGGATTAGTGATGGCGAGCAGCACCTTGTCCGCACCGGCTAGGAGGGGAGGGGGTTTTAAGTgcaaaaaccacaatctgattataaggcacgctgtagttagggactccggattaactttgatcaTCTGGAGTTGTTTAAAGTGCCCCTAAATCAAGAacactggcgtttttgcatttcgcatccatcgaaatgcgaccgtcgtgaccgggatttgatcccgcgacctctttgGTTGCTAGCTTATCTGCACGACCAGTCCAGAGATAAGCGCGGAACGCCTCATTTAAATATCGCATTCCGTTGGTTCATTTACGGGCTTTCACGATATAAAACAACAGCTTGTCTAGAACAGACATCAATATACATTTTATGTTTTTATTAAGTGCCAGCAGGCTCGAGGGCATGAGTTGCTCTCGGAGTAATCATTTGTCACAGCTGATTACGTATCGAAATCATTCAGGGCGGAGAATAAAGCCTATTTACCTCGAAAGTCCCTTATCACATGCACATATCAAATACACTTCATTATTTCACTTTCATTTGCATCGAAACGATGAGTTGTAGAGTCAAGTGCAAGTTTATTTCTTTGGCATCAATTCAAACATTCGACTTTCCAAAAATTTCCCCCGAAACACATGGGACAGCGCGATAAACGTGGCGGCGGACACTAGCCTACATGGCTCGCTCAATTACGCGAGttgccgaatctcggaggccacgtttTCGGAACCTTTCGTTTATCGCACAGCACTCGACTCAGCTGCAGCGCCACTGCACTGCATTACAAAATAATGCTAGCAGTGTACGCCCAGTCCAGCCGAACTCTTGTAGTCCACTAATTACCCGGCGTCGCGTGCGACACTGTCCACTCGCGGGCGATTATTTCGTACATGTCTGGCTCCTCCTTGTAGTAGAGGGCCGCGTACTCGTTGACTGCGTTTTGCAGATCCGGCGACCGCATCAGGCAACAAATGGAGAGCAGCACTTGGTCCATTCTCATCTGCGGCGACCAGTTCCATAGAAGGATGTCGAGGGAGATGTCGCCGTCGGTGCTCACGTTGGGATGGTAGATTTTGGTCACGAACGTGACCTAGGCAGGAGGCAAAATGTGAAACGATTTATTTTCATCTGGTTTGGACGTCTCTTCGTGTTCAAGAACCATTCACAGCTTTACAGAACATGCTTGAGAATAATCTGCACAATAAGCGGCTCTTACCTGCAAGCTATGGATGTATAATCTTTTTATTATCATTATAAAGACAACTCCCATACACGCAAAAGTTTGCGACATAGCCTGATAGCTTTCTCACCACCCGTTCACCCATAGAATGCTTCCACCTAAAAGATCTTTTACACAATCTATACTTTAGCATGGTACGCACATTTCCCGCCAGCCTATTACCTCTAAACATTATAAGTTTATGATCCAGTTGCCCCTGTAACGACGTTATTGACATTCTACTCGAATATTTCACGTCTATATAGCCTATTATATACATCTACATATACATATAGATATTATGTGCATCTATGACTTTACATCGACCTATCGTCAACGTCTGTCTACGCCTAGATGTATCTATATCGCACGGTACCTTGGGTGGACTATTAGGATAGTCATCGGGGAAAGTAATCGCCACGCGGAAGAGCCCTCCTTCATAAGGCGTTCCCTCGGGACCCACTATGACGGCGCGCCATTTGAACAGATCGTCGGAATCCACGGGGGCGGCCGAGCAATACGGCGGCGGGTCACGGACAACGTCCTCCAGTTCTTCGAGGATACGTTTGATAGCCGCCGATTTCTTCACCGACGGTGCCGATGTTGCGGGAGTGTGTTGCGCCTTCGAAGAGCTAGGCCGTGAGGCATGCCCGTCGTAGCAGGATGCAGTAGCAACTGGTCGCGAAACACCGGGCTCCGTCCTCCTGGCCGCCGTCATTCCACTGGGCCCCGCAGTGTCGAGGTCCGCCGCACTGGGAGGCGTCGTCCCACGGCCAGGCTTCGTTGCGGAACCGGCTGTAGCTGCGGGCGTCAACGCACCTGTGGCTCTTGTAGACACGGTCTCAGCAGCTCCGAACACCGCTTCGACCGTCGCCGCCCTTACCGCGCCACCGGAATCGGCGACACTACGCGCCGCCACCACGTCGTTCTTCGGATTTCCAGGATCCGCAGTTGCGGGACGCGTGGCGTCGCTAATTACCTTAGCGTCGTTGGGTCCCGTAACATTAAATACCTTAGGAGGTGACGTGGGCCCGGCCAATGCTGCAGCACTCGTATGTGTAGGGTTGGGAGGCGTAGTGGCACCAGATTTCACCGTGCCATAGTTCATAGCAGGACTCTTCCCGTGGCTTGGTGCCTTCGCAGCGGTAGGTTCCGTGGGGCTTTTCATCGTTGCACCATTGAGTGTCTTTTGACCTGTGGCGCTCGGACCAGAAGTGTCGGAAGATGTCACGTGAGATGTTACGGTAGGAGGCGTTGTGCTGGTTGGAGGCGTCACCACTCCGCTCGGTGTCGCTCCGGGGGGTGACTCTTCGGGAGTGGTCGTGCTGGGAGTTGCCAAGGCAGGAGGGGTAACGACGGGAGAGATTACGCGGCTAGCTGCTCCCTCAGTGACGACACCAACACCGACGGGCGCCGTCGCGGCACCGACGCTAGCTGTAGCGTCAGGACCTTTAGCTCCTCCCGACGTCACCGTAGCGGTGGTTATCTGGCCAGCGCCCGGCGTCTTGACAGGGCTAGCTTTCCCAGAATGCGCAGGTCCCGGCCGCTCAGCGCACTGCGCTTTCGCTATGCCCCGATCCGTAGCCTCGGGTGTCGGGGCGCCGGCGAGTGGAGCCCTTGTCGTCGTCGGATGGCTCGTCGACGTAGCACCAGTAGGCCCATCGGTAGCGACGTCGTCTGTAGCTCTGTGGACCTTCATCGCGCTGCTGGCGCTGCCAGGACTCGGGTTGTCGGGCACTGTTGCAGCGCGGTGTTCCGCGGTGCCTGGCTGTTGAACAGTGGGCGCAGGCGCATCGCTGGCCTGCGTGGTTCCGGCATCCTTAGCGCCTCCGGCTCTCTCTCCCCTAGACGCCATCGGGGTGCTTGCAGGCCCGGTCGGGCTTGCCATCTTAGTTGGTTGTCCTGGGGTCGGGCCTTCGTTGCTGCTTGGCGTCGCCATTTcggttcttctacttcttcttcgcTCTTTAGTCTTTAGTATTTTCCATACGATGCTCAGGATACGATGCTATACCCACGCGTTGCTCACGCCAAAAGTAGATATGCGTGCAGGTGAACAATATATCGCATTCTGCGCAGTCGTTGACATATACGCGTACGTATTCAAACCCCGAAAGTGGTAGAAAGGAGGATAGATTTTCAAAAatgcgaggacacctaagcacttcttattcAACAGAGAATGACACGAACACACAGGGACGAGAAAGAAAAGCACAGACTAGTAACAGTATTTTGTTGgaaacacagacacacgcacacacacgcacgcacacatacgcacgcatacgcacgcacacacacacacacacacacacacacacacacacacacacacacacacacacacacacacacacacacacacacgcacgagtATGTATACCCTGGCCCAGTGACATGCAAAAATAATCAATCTCGAGTTCGTTCAGGCTCACCGGCGGCCTAGCAACGCGCATGTCACCGGACTTATCAATAAAGAATGCTTCAGCTGTCTCCTTCGCTGTCCTATCTTTGTGTCTTGACAGCACCTTGGTTTCTTTCAGCTACGGTTTGCACTTGCCTTCTTTGCAATGTAAGCACAAGTTAGACGACGGCTGCGCTTTCAAAGAAGTTCTGTGACCAATTGATTTGTTATTTAGACGTCTTCCAGTTTGGCCGATGTACCACTTCCCGCAGGACAGCGGAATGTGACACACTACACCCTTTCCCCACTCAACCACACTGCCGCGGTGTTTGGCATCACATCACTCCGCTTCTGTGTATCACCTGCAACTTTTCTTTCTACTGCTGCGCTGATGCGGCCCAACTTTTTTCTTGCAGAAAAGACAACATTTACACCGAAACGGTTACCCAACTTTTTCATGCGGTGAGACAAGGTGCGCAGGTATGAAATATTGGCGACTGACGTTTCTTTAACGTTAACCGCTCACGTCACGACACCTTATTCTTCAAATCTTTACTTCCTCAGTAATCTTTCACTGAGAGAGGCCAGAGTACTTAATGGTTATAATTTGACTTCCTGAGCGAGTTGATTAGAAAAAGCTTCAGTCATTTGATGGGGGCAAGAATTGCGCACCGCTGCTTCTAAACAAGATGTGGCCATACCTTTCTTCACTAACTTCGATTGACTAGAGCCGAAATCCAGAATGGGCTTCACAGACCTCGGTGAATACGACCAACAGGTGTAGTCACAGCAAATTAGGATATTTAGATCCAAAAAATccccgccccttccagtccgtgaagatggccAAACAGCGAAGATGTTTTAGTTACACTGAGTTTAACTTCCCGTCGCTGCCGATGTGTTTCCGCGTCTCGGGCACGCACTTCGGGATCGCCTCCCGGCGCGgccgtttaaactcggcatctTTGGCGCGCAGCTCGGGCCAAAGATGCCGCTGCAGCGCGGCCCACCACTGCATTGTTTGAAGATTTTGAAGATCGCTTTAAGATTGCAGCGATTGCAGGCCCACCACTGTAGCGGTGGGCCTGCAATCGTTTGAAGATTTTGAAGATCGCTTTAAGATTGCACGTTTGGAGACGCCTCAATCGCTTTGAAGATCGGTCGGATTGGTGcgacgattgacgtggctgccagcacttcttgctggcgcaagaagtgaCGGCAGCCACGCGCTTCTAATTTCACGTTTCAAtctctgggcactgttcgttggctgCAAActgccagcataacatttgtttctttcgcggcaagGTGGAAGCAATCGTCGAAttattcgatgccgatctggctcgatcgctgaaaatgcaccgtgtgacaaccgtataagattcaCGTTAAGATAGCATTCTCGAAGGGGGAAAAGGGATAGTCCTTTCCCCCTGTTGAGCACTTCTTTTCCTTTCCCGGTATGTCACGTGGCCACTATTTAGCGAAGTCCGATATCGACGGCTCAGGGTCCACATaaacagattcgctgtaaaaactaattgcccttccactctgtgaagaaggataatcAGCGACCTGTGTATGGGccacttaatggcgaactgcacctcagctgtgggtcggcccggcattgcactatcttcgggatcggcccacgtatgggcagtgcttaacacctgcttcatctccaccgcgcgtcggcctggcattgcactatcttcgggatcggcccacgtatggggagtgcttaacgcctgctacacctccgccgcaggtcggcctggcattgcgttatcttcgggatcggcccaggtatggggagtgcttagcgcctgcttcacctccaccgtgggacgacccggtattgcgctatcttcgggatggcccacgtatgaaaaatagTTGATGTATGTCCACGGAGACTAGATCCGCTGGAACCTAGCcataaatagcttcgctgtattggattggagccaactttatttgtgcctgcagttgagCGCTCGCGCGCCCTGACGAGGGCCTACGgctacgaagtcgccgttactcggcgcgggtctccactcgccgttgccggctcactgggtccctgcctttcgcGCGCCCCGAGGACCCAGAGCTGTTCGtcttggtcgtagctcttcgcggctgcctcgagccgtgctgggatcgttcttgattttgcttcttctggatttttaacgcagtcccacaagatctgcgtgtaatctgccgtctccctccggcagactctgcacttatcggtcggatatgtctcTGGGTACAAGCGATGCATCAGTCCTGGGCTCGGTAGCGATctggtctggagctgtctcagtagtaccgCCTCTGCTCGACTCTGTCttgggtgcgggggtgggaaagttctgcgagccaggcggtaggccttcgtgatttcgttgcAGTCcatcatgcggtccttggttccgaaccacgtcggacggtctgtcacCGGGGCGCGGTTGTTTagcgcttcgctgtaaaaattttcTGCGCCAACCGCGCAAGCTCGCTAGTGCGcccctgctcgcgcgttcgtcgtcgtcgtcgtcttccacagctggctccattgccACTCATCATTCCAGCGCAGGTAGAATTTCTcttttctgtcgtcgtaatggggaagCCGCATTTGCGAGTGTGTgggccattcattgtcttacgtggcgGACACATTtgataacagaggtgatacgcgaatcATACACCATAAACACACGTTACCATCCATATTTATTGTCAACATTTATCACCTCCCATCACACCCTATGGCGTCTCTAGAGTCCCTACTTCGATCGGTGCACCGGCTGGCAGGAAGGCACCCCCTGTTAGTCGGCGGAGACTACAACAGTCAACATACAGACTGTGGATACAAAACAACAACACACCGAGGTCGCAGGCTCTGGCTGCTCCTCCAGAACCTCCACCTCACCGTACACAACAACTTCCTGACGCCCACTCGGATCGGAAATAGCGTCAGCATGGACACCAGTCCGGACCTGGTGCTGACCCACTCTCCGAGGCGTCACCTGGACCAGAACGCAATACACACTAGGCAGCTATCATTACATTATACAGGTCACTGTCCCATACAAACAACCCCGTCACACTTACATGACACACAAACTCATAAACTGGGACTCTCTCCGCACCACTCGGGCGGCCCGCTCTGACACCCCTATTTCCGATATCGACACCTGGGTGAAATCACTCCAGGGTGACGTCCAATGCAACACAAAACTCATTTAAACCCCTACAGAAACCCCTACATTAGACACTCGATTggcccacctctgggaggcctatCACAGCCTCTGTTAGGAATGaccgtacggggtgacaacgtgccagctatttcagcccgctgcacgtgttcctatccaacAGGACGGgacgcacttcagagaactgcgaataaaccggcacccacgtggcgcggggtcagctcaggaatgtggtacccggccgcgccacccgggacgaagcagagttctacgaagcccctctgacgtcggctccggatcTTTACACctgcgtgtgtgtgcggcactgaaacctgtgcaacacgtgtttgtgagccctcctccgaaagggcgggtcatctacggtgacgtcgaacggtgacgtcgaacgatgactggacgaacgtttccgtccactgggaatcaagggggggaccaagagcttataagcagcgtttatcGGCTGCTatagtgtgtgctcgttgtcatgctagaaatgtactcgtgagctgtgtgctcgtaagctgtttgcagtatgttagtcttgcgggctccatatgggagtcacgctagtctgtcgatgtatgtcttgtctaagatgtaaataatgtaaataaatcctgttcaccgagttcctctctacgaccgtcaactccttcaaatggtggcagcggcgaggtcgtCCGTCAACTCCTACACCTCCTAGAACAGTGGAAGAGGAATAAGCTAAACAGGACACTTAGAAAGCGGCTGGCCGCGCTGCAAACCCAAATCCAACAACATTCTGAGGAGCTCTGTCGGTCCAACTGGGGCCAGATATGCGGCGGCATTGCTGGGAACCTGTCCACCAAGCGGGCCTGGCAACTCCTCCGCCACCTTATAGATCCGACGCAGACAAAaacagcagcacaacaccatgtAACAAGACTCATCCACGCACACATAGACAACCCTGACAGCCTTATAGACACACTTCAAAAAACTTACACCTCCCCAGGCACACCGACTCGCTTGCCTCCCTACACAGGGCAGCCCAACCCAACACTCGACACGGACATAACGGAGACGGGagtcagagcggccctcctgACTCTCCGTACCAGCTCCGCACGTGGCGCCGACCAGGTAACCAAATCTATGCTTCGTAATCTGGATGATCAATCCATCACACAGATTACGGACTACTTCAACCAGTGTTGGAGGGAGGGCACCCTCCCCCAGTCCTGGCGTCATGCGAAGGTCATTTTCATACCCAAACCCAACAAACCACTTACACTCCAAAACCTTCGCCCGATCTCGCTAACTTCATGCCTCGGAAAGCTTTTCGAGCATGTACTATTATCGAGACTCACACAACACATGGCGGAAAACGACCTTTACCCTCAAAGCATGGTGGGCTTCCGCCCCCATTTATCCGCGCAGGATGCCATGCTACAACTTACGCACGGCATTTTTGACCCCCTTATCCCGGGTCACACAAAGGCACTCTTGGATTTGGACCtctccaaagcctttgatcgcgtagaACACCATGCGATCATGACTGCCCTCTCGCCACTGAATGTAGGTGCACGTACGTACACCTACATTCAAGCGTTCCTGACCGACCGCACGGCTCAGATACACTTTGGTCCACTCACCTCCCTCTCTTTTACTTTACGGCGTGTTGCCACCCCGCAAGGGTCCGTTCTGTCCCCCTTTTTATTTAATATCACCCTAATCGCCCTGGCCCGACAATTGACAATCATACCCCATCTCAAACACAccctctatgccgacgacatcacgctatGGACTACTCACGGCAGTGACGGCGGCATAGAGGACACTCTCC encodes:
- the LOC142590880 gene encoding uncharacterized protein LOC142590880; its protein translation is MASPTGPASTPMASRGERAGGAKDAGTTQASDAPAPTVQQPGTAEHRAATVPDNPSPGSASSAMKVHRATDDVATDGPTGATSTSHPTTTRAPLAGAPTPEATDRGIAKAQCAERPGPAHSGKASPVKTPGAGQITTATVTSGGAKGPDATASVGAATAPVGVGVVTEGAASRVISPVVTPPALATPSTTTPEESPPGATPSGVVTPPTSTTPPTVTSHVTSSDTSGPSATGQKTLNGATMKSPTEPTAAKAPSHGKSPAMNYGTVKSGATTPPNPTHTSAAALAGPTSPPKVFNVTGPNDAKVISDATRPATADPGNPKNDVVAARSVADSGGAVRAATVEAVFGAAETVSTRATGALTPAATAGSATKPGRGTTPPSAADLDTAGPSGMTAARRTEPGVSRPVATASCYDGHASRPSSSKAQHTPATSAPSVKKSAAIKRILEELEDVVRDPPPYCSAAPVDSDDLFKWRAVIVGPEGTPYEGGLFRVAITFPDDYPNSPPKVTFVTKIYHPNVSTDGDISLDILLWNWSPQMRMDQVLLSICCLMRSPDLQNAVNEYAALYYKEEPDMYEIIAREWTVSHATPGN